One window of the Maridesulfovibrio frigidus DSM 17176 genome contains the following:
- a CDS encoding DEAD/DEAH box helicase has protein sequence MGDQVVHHRVIDGNTAVYGESRHKWPKSLDAVMSFRDIENLYSHQAEATDYARAGRNVVVATPTASGKTLTYNLPVLEQCLRDPDSHALYLFPLKALAQDQLKTFNEMTALLPEKIRPEAAIYDGDTTPYKRKKIRDNPPAVILTNPEMLHLSILPYHERWAPFIAGLTHIVVDEVHTYRGVMGSHMAMVFRRLLRICKFYGATPSFVFSSATVGNPAALCNSLTGLDVHAITESGAASGKRNFVFFNPVISPSNATIQLLKAALARGLRTIVYTQSRKMTELISMWVTDKAGKYKEKISAYRAGFLPEERREIESRMSSGELLAVISTSALELGIDIGGLDLCIMVGYPGSVMATLQRGGRVGRSNQESAVILVGQEDALDQYFMRHPENFFSRPPENAVLNPYNPVIMEKHLICAASELTLREDDYLLKDDKIRDRVLELEQAGVLLRNKRGDEIYSKRKRPHREISLRGAGSTVHIQDVATSEPIGTIDEVRAHSEAHEGAVYIHRGNTYCIQELDLAAKIIKAAKQRVGYYTRARKNKSTEILEVYSQKTVFGIVMRFGKLKVTEQVTGYEKRAVRGGQLLGIVSLDLPPVIFETQGLWMEISSEIKRKAEDDFIHFMGGIHAVEHAAIGILPLMVLTDRNDLGGISTPMHEQVDGPAVFIYDGIPGGAGLTMQAFEQAEDLLTQTLQIVLDCECELGCPTCVHSPKCGSGNRPIDKSAAIFVLQNMIHGDTPKNIEDNKMGLRLYGEEIKKEVVEPNNFGVLDVETRRSAQEVGGWNKAERMGISIAVLYDSEQDKFFNYEQHQIPEMMVHVQKLDLIIGFNIDRFDYKVLSGVHAFNYKGLNTLDLLIKVHEKLGYRLKLDNIAQATLDTAKSADGLQALEWWKEDKLDLITEYCTQDVAVTRDVYLFGKEHGYVLFTNKDKKIVRLPIDW, from the coding sequence ATGGGAGATCAAGTCGTTCACCATAGAGTGATTGACGGCAATACTGCTGTGTATGGTGAATCACGTCATAAATGGCCTAAGTCACTTGATGCTGTCATGAGTTTTCGCGATATTGAAAATCTTTATTCACATCAGGCCGAAGCTACCGACTACGCCAGGGCCGGAAGAAATGTTGTTGTCGCCACACCTACTGCGAGCGGTAAAACACTTACTTACAATCTTCCCGTTCTCGAGCAATGTTTGCGAGATCCAGATAGCCATGCCTTATATCTTTTTCCGCTCAAAGCATTAGCGCAGGATCAGCTCAAGACATTTAATGAGATGACCGCCCTTTTGCCTGAAAAAATCAGACCCGAAGCCGCAATTTATGATGGTGACACCACCCCGTATAAGCGCAAAAAAATACGCGATAATCCTCCTGCAGTAATTCTCACTAATCCTGAAATGCTCCACTTATCAATTCTGCCATATCACGAAAGATGGGCGCCATTTATCGCTGGACTTACTCATATTGTAGTGGATGAAGTTCATACATATCGGGGTGTGATGGGTTCACATATGGCTATGGTTTTCCGTAGATTACTTAGAATATGCAAATTTTATGGTGCTACTCCATCCTTCGTTTTTTCATCGGCAACGGTTGGTAATCCTGCTGCTCTATGCAATTCTCTAACTGGTCTTGATGTTCACGCTATAACTGAAAGCGGAGCCGCATCCGGCAAGCGTAATTTTGTTTTTTTCAATCCCGTAATAAGTCCTTCGAACGCCACTATTCAGCTCTTAAAAGCAGCGCTAGCTAGAGGATTACGCACAATTGTTTATACTCAGTCCCGCAAAATGACTGAGCTTATATCCATGTGGGTCACTGACAAGGCTGGAAAATATAAAGAGAAAATAAGCGCGTATAGAGCAGGATTTCTGCCGGAAGAAAGAAGAGAAATAGAGTCCAGAATGTCGTCTGGCGAATTGCTTGCTGTAATATCCACAAGCGCGCTTGAACTTGGAATTGATATTGGCGGACTCGATCTCTGCATTATGGTCGGATATCCCGGCTCAGTTATGGCTACTCTTCAACGTGGCGGAAGAGTTGGTAGATCCAATCAGGAATCAGCTGTTATCCTAGTCGGACAGGAAGATGCACTTGATCAATATTTCATGCGTCATCCAGAAAATTTTTTTTCACGGCCACCTGAAAATGCCGTATTGAATCCATATAATCCGGTCATTATGGAGAAGCATTTAATCTGCGCTGCATCAGAGCTAACTTTGCGCGAAGATGATTATCTCCTTAAGGATGACAAAATTAGAGATAGGGTGCTTGAACTAGAACAAGCTGGCGTACTTCTACGCAATAAACGCGGTGATGAAATATATTCCAAACGCAAACGGCCACATCGTGAAATATCCCTGCGCGGCGCAGGTAGTACCGTTCATATTCAAGATGTTGCCACTTCCGAACCAATCGGAACAATTGACGAAGTTAGAGCACATTCGGAAGCACACGAAGGCGCGGTTTATATTCATCGCGGAAATACCTATTGCATTCAAGAACTGGATTTAGCGGCAAAAATTATCAAAGCTGCGAAACAGCGAGTCGGATATTACACCCGCGCCCGTAAGAATAAATCGACAGAAATTTTAGAAGTATATTCGCAGAAAACAGTTTTCGGTATTGTTATGCGTTTTGGTAAACTAAAAGTTACCGAACAAGTAACAGGCTACGAAAAAAGGGCTGTGCGCGGCGGACAACTACTTGGTATAGTATCGCTAGATCTGCCTCCGGTTATATTTGAAACGCAAGGTTTATGGATGGAAATTTCATCTGAAATCAAGCGGAAAGCTGAGGACGATTTTATACATTTCATGGGTGGAATTCATGCTGTAGAACACGCTGCCATCGGGATACTTCCATTAATGGTATTAACGGATAGAAACGATCTCGGCGGTATTTCTACACCTATGCATGAACAGGTAGATGGACCGGCAGTATTTATTTATGATGGAATACCCGGCGGCGCGGGACTTACCATGCAAGCCTTTGAACAGGCGGAAGATCTGCTCACGCAAACCTTACAGATAGTTTTAGATTGTGAATGTGAACTTGGTTGCCCTACCTGCGTGCATTCCCCGAAATGCGGGTCCGGCAATCGTCCAATTGATAAAAGCGCGGCAATTTTCGTTCTACAAAATATGATTCACGGTGATACACCAAAAAATATTGAGGATAATAAAATGGGCCTTAGACTTTACGGCGAAGAAATAAAAAAAGAAGTAGTAGAGCCAAATAATTTTGGAGTGCTCGATGTGGAAACCAGAAGATCCGCACAAGAAGTAGGAGGCTGGAATAAAGCTGAACGCATGGGAATTTCCATCGCTGTACTATACGATTCTGAACAAGATAAATTTTTCAATTATGAACAACATCAGATACCGGAAATGATGGTCCATGTTCAAAAACTAGACCTAATAATCGGCTTTAATATTGATAGGTTTGATTATAAAGTGCTCTCTGGAGTGCATGCTTTTAATTACAAAGGATTAAACACTTTAGATCTACTAATTAAGGTCCATGAAAAGCTTGGATATCGATTGAAACTTGATAACATAGCGCAGGCAACATTAGATACAGCAAAAAGTGCTGACGGGCTTCAAGCTCTAGAATGGTGGAAAGAAGATAAGCTCGATCTTATTACAGAATATTGTACACAGGATGTTGCTGTAACAAGAGATGTTTATCTATTCGGAAAAGAGCACGGGTATGTTCTTTTTACTAATAAGGATAAGAAGATAGTGCGGTTGCCTATTGATTGGTAA
- a CDS encoding nitroreductase family protein, with product MEVLEAIHTRRSVRKYEDKPVSEELIKELLSAAMVAPSAGNAQPWQFIVVDDHEKLSGVKEYSQYAAMAEHAPVAIIICGDLSLEKYPGYWVQDCSAATQNLLLAAHGKGLGAVWTGIYPVEERVKGFSDNFNLPENVIPLSLIVIGWPVHEQKYKDRYKEDRVHKNSW from the coding sequence ATGGAAGTATTGGAAGCAATTCACACCAGAAGAAGTGTCAGAAAGTACGAAGATAAGCCAGTATCTGAAGAATTGATAAAAGAGCTTTTAAGTGCGGCAATGGTTGCTCCAAGCGCGGGTAACGCTCAGCCTTGGCAGTTTATAGTTGTTGACGATCACGAGAAACTTAGCGGTGTTAAAGAGTATAGCCAATATGCCGCAATGGCAGAGCATGCGCCAGTAGCCATAATAATTTGTGGGGATTTGAGCCTTGAAAAATATCCCGGATATTGGGTTCAGGATTGTTCCGCTGCAACTCAGAATTTGTTATTGGCTGCTCATGGAAAAGGTCTAGGCGCCGTTTGGACGGGCATTTATCCCGTGGAAGAAAGAGTTAAAGGATTCTCCGACAATTTTAATTTGCCGGAAAATGTTATTCCGCTAAGTCTTATTGTAATCGGCTGGCCTGTGCATGAGCAAAAATATAAAGATCGTTACAAAGAAGATCGAGTTCACAAGAATAGTTGGTAG
- a CDS encoding DUF169 domain-containing protein encodes MNYNKYIDFKAYSEKLSCALGLKRQLVGVTFFYSQSEYDLADDQEIKAPTSYCAMVRMMTLGHARKAKFEHVSCPGAQRALVFTPVDEEFRSGKRYQSLGLYRDVQCAKETAAEVCLMKDKIYGFSLRPLSTCTTPPHVIISICDPNQAMRLVQGYIYNFGPVQPMGSMGMQGVCAELTVRPHQTQEINVSLLCSNTRYTCAWEDGELGVSLPYSAFVETVEGVISTINSTESDKKKQALMNRADEMNMKMDVQLGTAYYSPPVSKISSISKHLEVSKVSPKSKNIESSTKPFCAVDKLENLSISVENVSKAHSLKSNEKIHVVDNISLDIYDQEFVTIVGPSGCGKSTLLSLMAGLSKPDSGNIIFHGKSGDKSNFNLGYISQIDTLLPWRTVQGNVEIGLEMRGVPKAERKIIAEKLMKQVGLNGFEKSYPFELSGGMKKRAAVIRTLAYDPDIIFMDEPFVGLDVQTRDELEEDILKIWQEHKKTIVLVTHDLTEAITLSDRVILLTARPAIIKSEYEVNIPRPRSVVETKFTDRFIELHKQIWHDLSAEVLKSSKGINNE; translated from the coding sequence ATGAACTATAATAAGTATATAGATTTTAAAGCTTACAGTGAAAAACTTAGTTGTGCACTCGGATTAAAACGGCAACTTGTGGGGGTTACTTTTTTTTACAGCCAAAGTGAATATGACTTAGCTGATGATCAGGAAATTAAGGCACCAACATCATATTGTGCCATGGTTAGAATGATGACTCTTGGACATGCTCGCAAAGCTAAATTTGAACATGTGAGTTGTCCCGGCGCTCAGCGCGCACTCGTCTTTACTCCTGTTGACGAAGAATTTAGGTCCGGAAAAAGGTACCAGTCACTGGGATTATACAGGGACGTTCAGTGCGCTAAAGAAACAGCGGCAGAAGTCTGCTTGATGAAAGATAAAATTTATGGGTTCTCACTTCGTCCGCTTTCTACCTGCACAACCCCTCCGCACGTAATTATTTCAATATGTGATCCAAATCAGGCCATGCGTCTGGTTCAGGGCTATATTTATAATTTTGGACCTGTTCAGCCTATGGGAAGCATGGGAATGCAGGGAGTCTGCGCTGAGCTGACAGTTCGGCCACATCAGACTCAGGAAATAAATGTTTCACTTCTTTGCTCAAACACTCGCTACACCTGTGCATGGGAAGATGGAGAGCTTGGTGTAAGTTTGCCTTACAGCGCATTCGTAGAGACGGTAGAAGGTGTAATCAGCACCATTAATTCCACTGAATCAGATAAAAAGAAACAAGCGCTTATGAACCGCGCTGATGAAATGAACATGAAAATGGATGTTCAGCTTGGAACAGCATATTATTCACCTCCGGTATCTAAAATATCCTCAATATCTAAACACTTAGAAGTCTCTAAAGTATCCCCAAAATCAAAAAATATAGAAAGTTCTACGAAACCATTTTGCGCGGTTGATAAACTTGAAAATTTATCTATTTCAGTTGAAAATGTGAGCAAAGCGCATTCACTGAAAAGTAACGAAAAAATTCACGTTGTTGATAACATTTCCCTTGATATTTACGATCAGGAATTCGTGACAATTGTTGGCCCGAGTGGTTGTGGGAAAAGTACACTGCTCAGCCTTATGGCAGGCCTTTCAAAACCTGACTCTGGAAATATTATATTTCATGGAAAGAGCGGAGATAAAAGTAACTTCAATCTAGGTTATATATCCCAGATTGATACTCTTTTGCCGTGGAGAACTGTTCAGGGAAATGTCGAAATAGGGCTAGAAATGCGCGGAGTTCCTAAAGCTGAACGAAAGATAATTGCTGAAAAATTGATGAAGCAGGTTGGGCTGAATGGGTTTGAAAAAAGTTATCCATTTGAGCTTTCAGGAGGCATGAAAAAAAGGGCGGCTGTAATCCGTACTCTTGCCTACGATCCAGATATTATTTTTATGGATGAGCCTTTTGTGGGGCTTGATGTCCAGACTCGCGATGAACTTGAGGAAGATATTTTAAAAATTTGGCAGGAACATAAAAAAACTATTGTTCTGGTCACTCATGATTTGACTGAAGCTATTACACTTTCCGACCGGGTTATCCTTCTTACAGCTCGCCCCGCTATAATAAAATCAGAATATGAGGTTAACATACCTCGTCCTAGGTCTGTTGTTGAAACTAAATTTACAGACCGTTTTATCGAACTTCATAAACAAATTTGGCACGACCTTAGTGCTGAAGTTCTTAAATCCTCCAAGGGGATAAATAATGAGTAA
- a CDS encoding ABC transporter permease, translating into MKIIKTFYASQPSAIFIDFYNFIMSGEIFIHLGITLKEASLGLLFGTIAGISCGVLLGRIKWLADLFEPIISALYGIPKLALAPIFILWFGLGIESKVFLSAILVFYLVFFSTFEGIRSIDSNIVAAIKLMGANRFQIFMKVTLPSCIPWIITGVRGGIGASLLGAIVGEYMGASAGLGWMVQYATTTYQVDRVMSCILTLLLIGLLFNKGLKYCEARLLRWRPNNC; encoded by the coding sequence ATGAAGATTATTAAAACATTTTATGCCAGCCAACCTTCTGCTATTTTTATTGATTTCTATAATTTCATTATGAGCGGCGAAATTTTTATCCATTTAGGAATAACACTAAAGGAAGCTAGTTTAGGGCTTTTATTCGGTACTATAGCAGGAATTTCGTGCGGCGTTCTGCTGGGCAGAATTAAGTGGCTAGCTGATTTATTTGAACCGATTATCTCCGCGCTTTATGGAATTCCAAAACTTGCTTTAGCTCCAATATTTATTCTCTGGTTCGGGCTGGGCATCGAATCTAAAGTCTTTTTATCCGCCATTCTTGTATTTTATCTCGTATTTTTCAGCACCTTTGAAGGTATTAGATCTATCGATTCAAATATTGTGGCAGCTATTAAATTGATGGGTGCAAACCGTTTTCAAATATTTATGAAAGTAACGCTTCCGTCTTGTATCCCGTGGATAATCACAGGTGTCCGTGGAGGCATAGGAGCATCATTATTAGGTGCCATTGTAGGCGAATATATGGGGGCAAGCGCAGGGCTTGGCTGGATGGTTCAGTATGCGACCACCACTTATCAAGTCGATCGAGTTATGTCCTGTATTCTGACACTTCTGCTCATAGGTTTGCTTTTTAATAAAGGGTTAAAATATTGCGAGGCCCGCCTGCTTAGATGGCGGCCCAATAATTGTTAA
- a CDS encoding ABC transporter substrate-binding protein, with protein sequence MTRSKISFVVVIMLTMFLSMSVCAKASNTEKPKELTKVVFAEAVRGEGWLPIYLAQELGYFKDEGIDPKFVTFRDGPVALMSLLNGDAQFCIIGFEPVLMAFDKGEESKVILTTLDSQPYTFVSRSGLKDIKDFKGKVVFGGMAGSAPYYFVKTALRNAGIDPDKEVTFANLNYGAELVAMSKGDLDGGYVRATRFVQVDEIGGNVLVDATDPAQHKKIYGSELFQATVVQVSDEYIKEHPEVVQGFTNAVYKAIKWQNAHSDAEVAKVVSPFFPGRNIDAPLIKVLRRCLSEDGQFSEEGYRAVVDFCIANGVIKKDIPMSASVDQTFIKKAKEHIK encoded by the coding sequence ATGACTAGAAGTAAAATTTCATTTGTTGTTGTGATCATGCTGACAATGTTTTTGTCGATGTCTGTGTGTGCAAAAGCCAGTAATACTGAAAAGCCAAAAGAGCTTACAAAAGTAGTATTTGCTGAAGCTGTACGTGGTGAGGGATGGTTGCCTATTTATCTGGCTCAGGAACTTGGATATTTTAAAGACGAAGGTATTGATCCAAAGTTTGTTACATTTAGGGATGGTCCTGTTGCTTTGATGAGTCTTTTGAATGGTGATGCTCAGTTTTGTATTATTGGATTTGAGCCAGTACTTATGGCCTTTGATAAAGGTGAAGAAAGTAAAGTTATCCTGACTACTCTGGATAGCCAGCCATATACTTTTGTTTCCCGCTCTGGACTTAAGGATATTAAAGATTTCAAAGGTAAAGTTGTTTTCGGAGGAATGGCGGGTTCTGCTCCTTATTATTTCGTAAAAACAGCTCTTAGAAATGCGGGCATTGATCCTGATAAGGAAGTTACTTTTGCAAATCTTAATTATGGTGCTGAGCTTGTTGCCATGAGTAAAGGTGATCTTGATGGTGGTTACGTGAGAGCCACAAGATTTGTTCAGGTTGATGAAATAGGCGGGAATGTCCTTGTTGATGCAACAGACCCAGCGCAGCATAAAAAGATTTATGGATCAGAGCTTTTTCAAGCGACTGTAGTTCAAGTAAGCGATGAGTATATTAAAGAGCATCCTGAAGTTGTTCAGGGCTTTACTAATGCTGTATACAAGGCAATCAAGTGGCAGAATGCACATAGCGATGCTGAAGTAGCTAAAGTGGTATCTCCGTTCTTCCCAGGCAGAAACATTGACGCTCCTTTGATCAAAGTTCTTAGACGCTGTCTGTCTGAGGATGGTCAATTTTCTGAGGAAGGATACCGCGCAGTTGTTGATTTCTGTATTGCGAACGGCGTGATTAAAAAAGATATTCCAATGTCCGCTTCTGTTGACCAGACTTTCATTAAGAAGGCAAAAGAGCATATTAAATAG
- a CDS encoding dienelactone hydrolase family protein, which yields MEKFQKVIHERIIHHEHTGTKLESVLVLPQGTGPFPTILLIHEYTGLNEPTLEHARRLSRAGYAVFAADFYGPDNRPQNVDEANKFHRVFRDDRLLMRERAKAFFEALIAQQEVDITRIAGLGFSFGGGAVLELARCVDQGNINSESALIGAISVYGYLDTTHPAERGRIKAEVITIHVENDPVVPEKHAEMFTNEMDEAEVEWSMIRFNNVQHGFANPDNPEFDSNRAEEAWDIILKALKEWF from the coding sequence GTGGAAAAATTTCAAAAAGTGATTCACGAAAGAATTATTCATCACGAGCACACTGGGACCAAACTTGAAAGCGTTCTTGTGCTGCCGCAAGGGACCGGACCATTCCCCACTATTCTGCTAATTCATGAATATACAGGTTTAAATGAACCCACCTTAGAGCACGCAAGACGACTATCCCGTGCGGGTTATGCAGTATTCGCGGCAGATTTTTACGGACCAGACAACAGACCCCAAAATGTTGATGAGGCTAACAAGTTTCACCGAGTTTTCCGTGATGACCGTTTACTAATGCGAGAACGCGCAAAAGCATTCTTTGAGGCCCTTATTGCACAGCAGGAAGTGGATATTACAAGGATTGCTGGTTTAGGATTTTCGTTCGGAGGGGGCGCGGTTCTTGAACTGGCTCGTTGCGTTGATCAAGGTAATATAAATTCAGAATCCGCATTAATTGGAGCAATCAGCGTTTACGGATATTTGGACACAACTCATCCCGCAGAGCGCGGTAGAATTAAAGCTGAAGTAATCACTATCCATGTGGAAAATGATCCTGTGGTGCCCGAAAAACACGCTGAAATGTTTACCAATGAGATGGACGAAGCTGAAGTAGAATGGTCGATGATTCGTTTTAATAACGTCCAGCACGGCTTTGCAAATCCTGATAATCCAGAATTTGATTCAAATAGAGCCGAGGAAGCGTGGGATATAATTTTGAAGGCTTTGAAGGAGTGGTTTTAG
- a CDS encoding cation diffusion facilitator family transporter → MSESPKKYIYYSIAASIITLILKFWAWHITDSVGLLSDAMETVVNLVAGILALGALTMALKPADPNHTYGHGKAEYFSSGAEGMLILIAAVGIIYASIDRFISPSVPTNLGFGLIIAILSSVVNFVTAKIMLKGAKKHDSITLEADAKHLLTDVWTSIGLVLGLGVMLFTPPSWAILDPIIAVIMAGNIIFTGFYLIKKSYSGLMDNALPQSELNIIDKAIRDSAGQETIYHGLRTRKAGSQRFIDFHLLLPGEVTINKSHTLCNKIESCIKDELNNCRVTIHVEPEEDKASYDCDEVGGLCGFMIKNNNS, encoded by the coding sequence ATGTCAGAATCACCTAAAAAATATATTTATTATTCCATTGCCGCTTCTATAATAACTCTGATCCTTAAATTCTGGGCATGGCACATCACTGATTCCGTGGGGCTGCTTTCAGACGCCATGGAAACAGTAGTTAATCTTGTGGCTGGAATCCTTGCTTTGGGTGCACTGACCATGGCCCTTAAACCTGCCGACCCCAACCACACCTATGGTCATGGTAAAGCTGAATATTTTTCAAGTGGGGCAGAAGGAATGCTGATTCTAATTGCCGCCGTGGGTATTATATATGCTTCTATCGATAGATTCATATCTCCCTCCGTTCCTACAAATTTAGGCTTCGGTCTAATTATAGCTATCCTATCCTCGGTGGTGAACTTTGTTACCGCCAAGATCATGCTTAAGGGAGCTAAAAAACACGATTCAATTACACTTGAAGCTGACGCCAAGCATCTTTTAACGGATGTTTGGACCTCAATAGGGCTTGTACTCGGCCTAGGTGTCATGCTCTTCACTCCGCCATCTTGGGCGATTCTTGACCCCATCATTGCCGTCATAATGGCAGGAAATATTATTTTCACCGGTTTTTATTTAATTAAAAAATCATATTCTGGATTGATGGACAACGCACTCCCACAATCTGAACTTAATATTATTGATAAAGCCATCAGAGATTCCGCTGGGCAAGAAACTATCTACCATGGACTAAGGACCCGCAAAGCAGGATCTCAAAGGTTCATCGACTTTCACCTGCTTCTACCCGGTGAAGTAACCATTAATAAATCACACACCTTATGCAATAAAATCGAATCCTGCATCAAAGATGAACTCAACAACTGCCGCGTAACAATTCACGTTGAACCTGAAGAGGATAAAGCTTCATACGATTGCGATGAAGTCGGCGGATTATGCGGATTTATGATTAAAAATAATAATTCTTAG
- a CDS encoding linear amide C-N hydrolase has product MNLILSFVSICALAIMGSFMAVFPAQACTGITLEAKNKDVVYARTLEWAESLESKVITIPRGMAYKSTPPKNVKGINWKSKYGVVGSNVFGQPIVLDGMNEKGLHVGLFFLPEYTEYQKSKSGVPALASWEVPVWLLTSFATVDEAVAALKTVQVWGAPLAGTDADPTYHFSITDSSGGSVVVEYVKGELNIHENMLGVITNSPTFDWHQTNLSNYVNLSATNVHPLDVKSKSIAPFGQGSGMHGLPGDITPPSRFVRAAVYTSSVLPSENGAAAVKQAVRIMNAFYIVEGFSKEVQNGKTLYDHTLWTTVSDLANKVYYFCDYEGLSWLSVDMKNVDFTGKKVKSISMTGEFAKDVSKNLK; this is encoded by the coding sequence ATGAATTTGATTTTATCTTTTGTTTCAATATGCGCATTAGCAATAATGGGGTCTTTTATGGCCGTTTTTCCGGCACAAGCGTGTACTGGAATCACTCTCGAAGCTAAAAATAAAGATGTTGTTTATGCCAGAACTCTGGAGTGGGCAGAGTCTTTGGAATCAAAGGTTATTACCATTCCGCGCGGAATGGCTTATAAAAGTACGCCTCCGAAGAATGTAAAAGGAATAAATTGGAAAAGTAAATACGGTGTGGTCGGATCGAATGTATTTGGTCAGCCAATTGTTTTGGATGGTATGAATGAAAAAGGACTTCACGTAGGTCTGTTCTTTCTTCCTGAATACACTGAATATCAGAAATCTAAGTCTGGAGTTCCAGCACTGGCATCATGGGAAGTTCCTGTGTGGCTTCTTACCTCATTTGCAACTGTAGATGAAGCTGTGGCGGCATTAAAAACAGTGCAAGTCTGGGGAGCTCCTCTCGCTGGTACGGATGCAGACCCGACATATCATTTTTCAATTACTGATTCATCTGGCGGAAGCGTTGTTGTTGAATATGTAAAGGGTGAGCTAAATATTCATGAAAATATGCTGGGTGTTATTACCAATTCACCTACTTTTGATTGGCATCAAACGAACCTTTCAAATTACGTAAATTTATCCGCAACAAATGTTCATCCTTTAGATGTTAAAAGCAAATCCATCGCTCCATTCGGGCAGGGTTCAGGTATGCACGGGCTTCCCGGAGACATAACTCCGCCATCAAGGTTTGTTCGCGCTGCGGTGTACACTTCATCTGTTTTACCCAGTGAAAACGGAGCAGCAGCTGTTAAGCAGGCTGTGCGTATTATGAATGCATTTTATATTGTCGAAGGATTTTCGAAAGAAGTGCAAAATGGTAAAACACTTTATGATCATACTTTATGGACTACAGTTTCAGACCTTGCCAATAAAGTTTATTACTTCTGTGATTACGAAGGATTATCATGGCTTTCAGTTGATATGAAAAATGTTGATTTTACCGGTAAGAAAGTGAAGTCTATATCCATGACTGGTGAGTTTGCTAAGGATGTTAGCAAGAATTTGAAATAG
- a CDS encoding DHCW motif cupin fold protein has protein sequence MKMDEIPFCTTDWNNVEKTEHKGETGVAYWRTRLFGPSDNQMRVRMVEYSAGYLADHWCSKGHVLFCMAGQLETTLEDGRKFTLTPGMSYQVADNAEAHQSYTEGGATLFVVD, from the coding sequence ATGAAGATGGATGAGATTCCTTTTTGCACCACTGATTGGAATAATGTCGAAAAGACAGAGCATAAGGGAGAAACTGGTGTCGCTTACTGGCGAACACGTTTATTCGGTCCTTCTGATAATCAGATGAGGGTGCGCATGGTAGAGTACTCGGCTGGGTACTTAGCTGATCATTGGTGTAGTAAAGGGCATGTATTGTTTTGTATGGCAGGGCAGCTTGAAACAACACTTGAAGATGGTAGAAAGTTTACGCTGACTCCCGGAATGAGCTATCAAGTTGCGGATAACGCAGAAGCACATCAGTCATATACTGAAGGTGGAGCAACTTTATTTGTTGTGGATTAG
- a CDS encoding methionine/alanine import family NSS transporter small subunit: MTTGAIIMMVFGLVITWGGAIVCFRIALKNK; encoded by the coding sequence ATGACTACAGGCGCAATAATCATGATGGTTTTCGGTCTAGTTATCACTTGGGGCGGCGCAATAGTTTGTTTCAGAATCGCTCTTAAAAACAAATAG